A genomic segment from Candidatus Parvarchaeota archaeon encodes:
- the rsmA gene encoding ribosomal RNA small subunit methyltransferase A, with protein sequence MLKKHLGQHLLVDQKILGLEAQLCNVEGEKVLEIGPGSGNLTQKLLESNPRQIICVEKDPIMVDKLKVRFAGVDRVKIVKQDFLDFGQDGFGRIVGNLPYYISSKILFKVAKMDFDLAVFCLQREFVARMIAKPGDRDYSRLSVETSKYFVPKAFIEVPAVAFHPQPKVDSVIISLEKKKPEADAQQSGPADIFIRAIFSHRKKTLRAAILAANRNFFAQKAEMKSSLDGLPHASQRVFKLTPLQLGQASEFLRKKGLEALV encoded by the coding sequence ATGCTGAAAAAACACCTTGGCCAGCATCTTCTTGTTGACCAGAAAATACTTGGGCTTGAGGCGCAACTTTGCAATGTGGAGGGGGAAAAGGTCCTGGAAATAGGCCCTGGAAGCGGAAATCTCACGCAAAAACTCCTAGAGTCAAATCCGCGCCAGATAATCTGTGTTGAGAAGGACCCGATTATGGTCGACAAGCTCAAAGTCAGGTTTGCCGGGGTTGACAGGGTGAAAATTGTCAAGCAGGATTTTTTGGACTTCGGGCAGGATGGGTTTGGCAGGATTGTCGGCAACCTGCCGTACTACATTTCATCCAAGATACTTTTCAAGGTTGCAAAGATGGACTTTGACCTGGCAGTGTTTTGCCTCCAGCGCGAGTTTGTGGCACGGATGATTGCAAAACCTGGCGACAGGGATTACTCGCGGCTGTCGGTTGAAACCTCAAAATATTTTGTGCCAAAGGCCTTCATTGAGGTTCCTGCGGTTGCCTTCCACCCGCAGCCAAAAGTCGATTCTGTAATAATCTCGCTTGAGAAAAAGAAACCTGAAGCCGATGCGCAACAATCAGGCCCAGCAGACATCTTCATAAGGGCGATTTTTTCGCACAGGAAAAAAACCTTGCGCGCGGCAATACTTGCGGCAAACAGGAACTTCTTTGCGCAAAAGGCCGAGATGAAAAGCAGCCTTGACGGACTTCCCCATGCGTCCCAGCGCGTTTTCAAGCTCACGCCATTGCAACTTGGGCAGGCTTCAGAGTTTTTGAGGAAAAAAGGGCTTGAGGCGCTTGTATGA
- a CDS encoding TATA-box-binding protein translates to MGGKMGGVRISKPTFKIENIVASANLGLEIDLYSIAYKVDDVEYEPEQFPGAILKLKEPKSSLLLFKNGKIICTGCTSEKQVSEAIKRTLKLLANYSVKTGPQNKNPKFDIVNIVASAELGVELDLYSIAYKVKNVEYEPEQFPGAILKFLDPKSSLLLFKNGKVICTGARSEAGVQDALMRAVKVMTPFASRPGTSKK, encoded by the coding sequence ATGGGTGGTAAAATGGGTGGCGTAAGGATATCAAAGCCGACTTTTAAGATTGAAAACATAGTAGCAAGTGCCAACCTTGGCCTTGAAATTGACCTGTATTCCATTGCTTACAAGGTTGACGACGTTGAATATGAGCCTGAGCAGTTTCCAGGGGCGATACTGAAGCTCAAGGAGCCAAAGTCCTCGCTTTTGCTTTTCAAAAACGGGAAGATAATATGCACAGGCTGCACTTCCGAAAAGCAGGTTTCAGAGGCAATCAAGCGCACCCTCAAGCTGCTTGCAAACTATTCCGTGAAAACTGGGCCGCAAAACAAGAACCCGAAATTTGACATTGTCAACATAGTGGCCTCAGCAGAGCTTGGTGTTGAACTTGATTTGTATTCCATCGCCTACAAGGTGAAAAATGTCGAGTACGAGCCCGAGCAGTTTCCAGGGGCGATACTTAAGTTCCTTGACCCAAAGTCCTCGCTTTTGCTTTTCAAAAACGGCAAGGTCATCTGCACTGGCGCAAGGTCCGAGGCAGGCGTCCAGGATGCGCTTATGAGGGCAGTAAAGGTAATGACCCCTTTTGCCTCAAGGCCAGGCACTTCAAAGAAATAG